Proteins co-encoded in one Haladaptatus sp. ZSTT2 genomic window:
- the rnhA gene encoding ribonuclease HI, whose translation MPVIECDVAEARNRLEAAGISVQPGNTDHEQWRASYEGATAVAYAEKVVIQGKNTARLTGLLSGNGGRAHLYFDGASRGNPGPASVGWVIVTGDGIVAEGSERIGDTTNNRAEYEALIKVLEVARDYGFDEVQIRGDSQLVVKQVRGEWNANDPGMRERRVKVHELLSAFDDWSLSHVPREINERADNLANEALDNA comes from the coding sequence ATGCCAGTCATTGAGTGCGACGTCGCCGAGGCGCGAAACCGCTTGGAAGCGGCGGGGATTTCCGTGCAACCAGGCAACACAGACCACGAGCAGTGGCGCGCTTCCTACGAAGGAGCGACCGCTGTGGCCTACGCCGAAAAGGTCGTCATACAGGGCAAAAACACCGCGCGACTGACTGGCTTGCTCTCCGGCAACGGCGGGCGCGCGCACCTCTATTTCGACGGCGCGAGTCGCGGCAACCCCGGCCCGGCATCGGTTGGCTGGGTCATCGTCACCGGCGACGGCATCGTCGCCGAAGGGTCAGAGCGCATCGGGGATACGACGAACAATCGCGCCGAGTACGAAGCGCTCATCAAAGTCCTCGAAGTGGCGAGAGACTACGGCTTCGACGAGGTACAGATTCGTGGCGACTCCCAACTCGTCGTCAAACAGGTGCGCGGCGAGTGGAACGCGAACGACCCCGGCATGCGCGAACGGCGCGTGAAGGTACACGAGCTGCTCTCCGCGTTCGACGACTGGTCGCTCTCGCACGTTCCGCGAGAGATAAACGAGCGCGCTGATAACCTCGCAAACGAGGCTCTCGACAATGCCTGA
- a CDS encoding inorganic diphosphatase, whose product MANLWEDLQTGPNSPEVINVVVECLKGERNKYEYDKDIPGVVLDRVLHSNVHYPSDYGFIPRSYYDDEDPFDALVLVEDATFPGCIIEARPVALMKMDDDGEQDDKVIAVPNEDPRFDHIEDLEDIPNQLREEIDEFFSTYKNLEKGKEVTTQGWEDKQAAYDAIEHARDLYEQHFG is encoded by the coding sequence ATGGCGAATCTCTGGGAAGATCTGCAGACAGGGCCGAACTCGCCCGAAGTGATCAACGTCGTCGTCGAATGCCTGAAAGGTGAACGCAACAAGTACGAGTACGACAAGGACATCCCCGGCGTCGTCCTCGACCGCGTGCTTCACTCGAACGTCCACTATCCGAGCGACTACGGGTTCATCCCCCGCTCGTACTACGACGACGAAGACCCATTCGACGCGCTCGTCCTCGTAGAGGACGCGACGTTCCCCGGGTGCATCATCGAAGCGCGTCCCGTCGCCCTCATGAAGATGGACGACGACGGTGAGCAAGACGACAAGGTCATCGCGGTGCCAAACGAAGACCCGCGCTTCGACCACATCGAAGACTTAGAGGACATTCCGAACCAGCTGCGCGAGGAGATTGACGAGTTCTTCTCGACCTACAAGAACTTAGAAAAGGGCAAGGAAGTCACGACCCAAGGCTGGGAGGACAAGCAGGCGGCGTACGACGCCATCGAACACGCCCGCGACCTCTACGAACAGCACTTCGGATAA
- a CDS encoding PadR family transcriptional regulator: MSEAQAVSDELGMVRNLTAFQQNILVILSEQPMYGLAIKRELESYYGSEVNHGRLYPNLDDLVEMGLVEKSELDKRTNQYALTSDGEGAVVDKLEWILAKFVNEDDRADTVRDIINAQL; the protein is encoded by the coding sequence ATGTCAGAGGCACAAGCAGTATCGGACGAACTGGGCATGGTTCGGAACCTAACGGCGTTCCAACAGAACATTCTCGTCATTTTGAGCGAGCAACCGATGTACGGGCTCGCAATCAAGCGAGAACTTGAGTCGTACTACGGCTCGGAAGTGAATCACGGACGGCTGTATCCAAACCTCGACGACCTCGTAGAGATGGGACTCGTCGAAAAGAGCGAACTCGACAAGCGCACCAATCAGTACGCGCTTACGAGCGATGGCGAAGGTGCCGTCGTGGACAAGCTCGAGTGGATTCTCGCAAAGTTCGTGAACGAAGACGACCGCGCTGACACGGTCCGCGACATCATCAACGCGCAGTTATAG
- a CDS encoding tubulin/FtsZ family protein, with the protein MKAVLIGVGQAGGKLTQRMAEFDAKMGFNAIQGALAVNSARADLQSLTLDTILIGQERVKGHGVGGDNEMGAKIMDEDAPEVMDALDGCITSEAEALFIVAGLGGGTGSGGAPVLARHLKRIYDIPVYVLGVLPGRSEGSLYQANAGRSLKTVAREADAVLLIDNDAWHATGESVEEGFSKINENIAQRVGLLLAAGEATEGVGESVVDSSEVINTLRGGGIAALGYASAEASPDASENLTVITSVARNALLTGSSLPNAIEAEAALLVIAGKPDRLSRKGVEKARRWLEDETGSMQVRGGDFPLESDRIAALVLVSGVERSPRLAEFMERAKTAHESRPQKRADPAAAFKSDELDDLF; encoded by the coding sequence ATGAAAGCTGTTCTCATCGGGGTTGGTCAGGCTGGGGGGAAACTCACACAGCGAATGGCCGAGTTCGATGCCAAGATGGGATTCAACGCCATCCAAGGCGCACTCGCGGTCAACTCGGCCCGCGCAGATCTCCAATCGCTTACGCTCGACACGATTCTTATCGGCCAAGAGCGAGTGAAGGGCCACGGTGTGGGCGGCGACAACGAGATGGGCGCGAAAATCATGGACGAAGACGCCCCAGAAGTGATGGACGCTCTTGACGGATGCATCACCTCAGAAGCAGAGGCACTGTTCATCGTCGCTGGACTCGGCGGCGGGACAGGCAGTGGCGGTGCGCCGGTGCTGGCTCGCCATCTGAAGCGTATCTACGACATTCCCGTCTACGTTCTCGGCGTGCTTCCCGGCCGCAGCGAAGGCTCACTCTATCAGGCGAACGCTGGTCGCTCGCTCAAGACAGTCGCCCGCGAGGCAGATGCCGTGTTGCTCATCGACAACGACGCGTGGCACGCAACGGGTGAGAGTGTCGAGGAAGGCTTCTCGAAAATCAACGAGAACATCGCCCAGCGCGTGGGCCTCCTTCTCGCGGCGGGTGAGGCCACGGAAGGGGTTGGCGAGAGTGTCGTGGATTCGAGCGAGGTCATCAACACGCTTCGTGGCGGCGGCATTGCGGCACTTGGCTACGCGAGCGCGGAAGCCAGTCCGGACGCGAGCGAGAATCTGACCGTCATCACGAGCGTTGCACGCAATGCGCTGCTCACGGGGTCGAGTCTCCCGAACGCCATCGAGGCAGAGGCGGCGCTGCTCGTGATTGCCGGGAAACCAGACCGCCTCTCGCGCAAAGGCGTCGAGAAAGCGCGCCGCTGGCTCGAAGACGAAACGGGAAGCATGCAGGTGCGCGGAGGCGACTTCCCGCTTGAGAGCGACCGAATCGCCGCGCTCGTCCTCGTGAGCGGTGTCGAACGCTCGCCGCGGCTGGCCGAGTTCATGGAACGCGCGAAAACGGCCCACGAGTCGCGCCCACAAAAGCGGGCTGACCCGGCGGCCGCGTTCAAAAGCGACGAGTTAGACGACCTCTTTTAG
- a CDS encoding transcription initiation factor IIB codes for MTRSTRTRERTLEEESTGEEREGVRTCPECESDNLVKSTDRGEIVCDDCGLVVEEENIDPGPEWRAFNHQERQQKSRVGAPTTQTMHDKGLTTTIDWKDKDAYGRSISSKKRSQMHRLRKWQERIRTKDAGERNLQFALSEIDRMASALGVPRSVREVASVIYRRALKEDLIRGRSIEGVATSALYAACRKEGIPRSLEEISEVSRVERKEIGRTYRYISQELGLEMRPVDPKKYVPRFCSELNLSEEVQSKANEIIETTAEKGLLSGKSPTGYAAAAIYAASLLCNEKKTQREVADVAQVTEVTIRNRYQEQIEAMGIHN; via the coding sequence ATGACACGGTCCACCCGAACACGGGAGCGCACGCTCGAGGAGGAATCAACGGGGGAGGAGCGAGAGGGGGTTCGCACTTGTCCAGAATGTGAGTCTGATAATCTTGTCAAAAGTACAGACCGGGGGGAGATTGTTTGTGACGACTGTGGTTTAGTCGTCGAGGAGGAGAACATCGACCCAGGCCCGGAGTGGCGAGCATTTAACCACCAGGAACGTCAGCAGAAGTCGCGTGTGGGTGCACCGACGACGCAGACGATGCACGACAAGGGCCTTACCACTACGATTGACTGGAAGGACAAAGACGCCTACGGTCGCTCTATTTCCTCAAAGAAACGCAGTCAGATGCACCGGCTCCGCAAATGGCAGGAGCGCATTCGTACGAAGGACGCAGGCGAGCGCAATCTGCAGTTCGCACTTTCTGAAATCGACCGCATGGCCTCCGCGCTCGGTGTGCCACGGTCTGTCCGCGAAGTTGCGAGTGTTATCTACCGACGCGCACTCAAAGAAGACCTCATCCGGGGGCGCTCCATCGAGGGCGTCGCCACCTCTGCACTCTACGCCGCCTGCCGCAAGGAAGGCATCCCGCGTAGCTTAGAGGAGATCTCTGAAGTCTCGCGTGTCGAACGCAAAGAGATTGGACGTACCTACCGCTACATCTCACAGGAACTTGGTCTCGAAATGCGACCGGTAGACCCCAAAAAGTACGTCCCTCGATTCTGTTCTGAACTCAACCTCTCCGAAGAAGTCCAGTCGAAAGCCAACGAGATTATCGAGACGACGGCCGAGAAAGGCCTCCTCTCTGGGAAATCACCAACCGGCTACGCGGCTGCTGCTATCTACGCGGCCTCACTGCTCTGCAACGAGAAGAAGACCCAGCGCGAAGTCGCAGATGTCGCGCAGGTCACCGAGGTCACCATCCGGAACCGCTATCAAGAACAGATCGAAGCGATGGGCATTCACAACTAA
- a CDS encoding DUF302 domain-containing protein produces MSLPFDPAHLDAEDIGEETAILHMEHEAAIEHVREAFTDAGFGVATEFSPSALLNEKVDAGRDPYYVLGACNPKMADWALSASENKIGALFPCNVVIWEEEPGVQQVYHISIMRAARLLGMAPDNEEWDELVGETGKLVEKAFANLDSE; encoded by the coding sequence ATGAGCCTGCCGTTCGACCCCGCACACCTCGATGCAGAAGACATCGGCGAGGAAACCGCCATCCTCCACATGGAACACGAAGCCGCCATCGAGCACGTCCGTGAGGCGTTTACGGACGCCGGCTTCGGCGTCGCCACCGAGTTCTCACCCTCTGCGCTGTTGAACGAGAAGGTCGATGCAGGCCGCGACCCGTACTACGTGCTCGGTGCGTGCAACCCGAAGATGGCCGACTGGGCGCTCTCTGCGAGTGAGAACAAGATTGGCGCGCTGTTCCCGTGCAACGTCGTCATCTGGGAAGAAGAGCCGGGCGTCCAGCAAGTGTATCACATCAGCATCATGCGCGCAGCGCGCCTGCTCGGGATGGCTCCGGACAACGAAGAGTGGGACGAACTCGTTGGCGAAACCGGGAAGCTCGTCGAGAAAGCGTTCGCGAACCTCGACAGCGAATAA
- a CDS encoding DUF7108 family protein — MPEVPDDVITEAERLTRLALNAVDDGEADAYRDRRDALVAEYDFVARVREEGVRHTLVLYPAEWVEDGEVQFDRIHDTTRAVERVIDGPGVENEWENVEAHNQALVGQVEAEFGDDHAANARIFADFMGNHYVRPMDSATRDEVEEFLSEYYQRNAWPTESQKTIVQASLSRVFELAGKPSPL, encoded by the coding sequence ATGCCTGAAGTCCCTGACGACGTAATCACAGAGGCAGAGCGACTGACCAGACTCGCGTTGAACGCGGTCGACGACGGCGAGGCCGACGCCTACCGCGACCGGCGAGACGCGCTCGTCGCGGAGTACGACTTCGTCGCCCGGGTGCGCGAAGAGGGTGTTCGCCACACGCTCGTGCTCTATCCCGCCGAGTGGGTCGAAGACGGCGAAGTACAGTTCGACCGCATCCACGATACCACTCGCGCAGTCGAGCGCGTCATCGACGGTCCCGGCGTCGAAAACGAGTGGGAGAACGTCGAAGCCCACAACCAGGCGCTCGTCGGTCAGGTCGAAGCCGAGTTCGGTGACGACCACGCCGCGAACGCCCGGATATTCGCGGATTTCATGGGCAACCACTACGTTCGGCCGATGGACTCTGCGACGAGAGACGAAGTCGAAGAGTTCCTCTCAGAGTATTACCAGCGCAATGCCTGGCCAACGGAGTCACAAAAAACGATTGTGCAGGCGAGTTTGTCGCGAGTGTTCGAACTCGCAGGCAAACCGTCGCCGCTATAA
- a CDS encoding DUF5789 family protein, with protein MADEAEEEAAPAVELGEGESVEGIPLARVASRLTWGMEHSELKRREGDTVIRTPDGPQALGDVLDSIDTPYFETRQEFVDDVRTAIGTGPVPTE; from the coding sequence ATGGCAGACGAAGCGGAAGAAGAAGCCGCGCCCGCAGTCGAGCTTGGCGAGGGCGAGTCCGTCGAGGGCATTCCACTCGCACGAGTCGCCTCCCGACTGACGTGGGGCATGGAGCACAGTGAACTCAAACGCCGCGAGGGAGACACCGTCATCCGAACGCCGGATGGCCCACAGGCACTCGGTGACGTCCTCGATAGCATCGACACACCATACTTCGAAACGCGTCAAGAGTTCGTAGATGACGTGCGAACGGCCATCGGCACTGGCCCGGTTCCAACTGAATAA
- a CDS encoding Mut7-C RNAse domain-containing protein: MARRLLLDVMLGRLASYLRMCGYDTVYALDRDVEADDALRTIAEQEGRTLVTRDVSLAAQVPESILLREREVTDQLRELQTAGLALELEAPTYCGRCNGALAESSPETPPEYVPDGVSTLWLCVDCGQYFWKGSHWKRVGETLQSL, translated from the coding sequence ATGGCCCGGCGTCTCTTGCTCGACGTGATGCTCGGGCGGCTTGCAAGCTATCTGCGGATGTGTGGCTACGATACCGTCTACGCGCTCGACCGCGATGTCGAAGCAGACGACGCGCTTCGCACGATTGCTGAACAAGAGGGGCGAACGCTAGTGACCCGAGACGTGTCGCTGGCAGCACAGGTTCCAGAGAGCATCCTCCTACGCGAACGCGAGGTGACAGACCAACTCCGCGAACTGCAGACGGCTGGACTCGCGCTCGAACTCGAAGCGCCCACCTATTGTGGACGGTGTAACGGTGCGTTGGCCGAGTCGTCACCGGAAACGCCACCTGAGTACGTTCCCGATGGAGTGAGCACGCTCTGGCTGTGTGTAGACTGCGGTCAGTACTTTTGGAAAGGAAGTCATTGGAAGCGAGTCGGAGAGACGCTTCAGTCGCTTTAG
- a CDS encoding alkaline phosphatase family protein, producing the protein MGLFDRLRGDDTPRVAFFGIDGVPYSLLSEHEDEFPNLAALAADGAAGAIDSIVPPESSACWPSLTTGKNPGETGVYGFQDREVGSYDTYVPMGRDVQAERLWDRVTSEGRNATVMNVPVTFPPQRNVQRMVSGFLSPGLDKATYPEDLEGPLSEMGYRIDVNAKLGHDDDKTAFIEDAHKTLDGRFNAFKHFVEKDDWDLFFGVFMTTDRVNHFLFKDYEHDGEYKEEFIEFYRKVDRYLGELRDALADDVTMVVASDHGFTTLNYEVHCNAWLHEQGWLDYESDDHSGLGDISGDSKAYSLIPGRFYINLEGREPRGSVPKEEYEAVREELKTKLEELEGPDGKKVAERVVKKEEAFRGNHEDIAPDLVVIPNHGYDLKSGFKPHGDVFDVGPRNGMHSFDNASLYIDDENATIRDADLFDITPTILDLMDIEFARDAYDGASLL; encoded by the coding sequence ATGGGTCTGTTCGACCGGCTACGTGGCGACGATACCCCTCGCGTCGCTTTCTTCGGTATCGACGGGGTGCCGTACAGCCTACTCTCAGAACACGAGGATGAATTTCCGAATCTCGCCGCGCTCGCGGCCGACGGTGCAGCCGGTGCGATAGACAGCATCGTCCCACCCGAATCGAGCGCGTGTTGGCCATCGCTCACGACGGGGAAGAACCCCGGCGAGACCGGTGTGTACGGCTTCCAAGACCGCGAAGTCGGGTCCTACGACACGTACGTTCCGATGGGTCGTGACGTGCAAGCAGAGCGCCTCTGGGACCGCGTGACCTCCGAAGGACGAAACGCGACGGTGATGAACGTCCCCGTCACGTTCCCCCCGCAGCGCAACGTCCAGCGCATGGTCTCTGGGTTCCTCTCGCCGGGTCTCGATAAGGCGACCTATCCAGAAGACCTCGAAGGGCCGCTCTCGGAGATGGGCTATCGTATCGACGTAAACGCCAAACTCGGCCACGACGACGACAAAACCGCGTTTATCGAAGACGCCCACAAGACGCTCGACGGGCGCTTTAACGCGTTCAAACACTTCGTCGAGAAGGACGACTGGGACCTGTTTTTCGGCGTGTTCATGACGACCGACCGGGTCAACCACTTCCTGTTCAAAGACTACGAACACGACGGCGAGTACAAAGAGGAGTTCATCGAGTTCTACCGAAAGGTCGACCGCTACCTCGGCGAACTGCGGGACGCCCTCGCAGACGACGTGACGATGGTCGTCGCAAGCGACCACGGCTTCACGACGCTCAACTACGAAGTCCACTGTAACGCCTGGCTCCACGAGCAGGGCTGGCTCGACTACGAGTCAGACGACCATTCGGGTCTCGGCGACATTTCTGGAGACAGCAAGGCCTACTCGCTCATCCCCGGCCGTTTCTACATCAACCTAGAAGGCCGCGAACCGCGTGGAAGCGTCCCGAAAGAGGAGTACGAAGCCGTCCGCGAGGAACTGAAGACGAAGCTCGAAGAACTCGAAGGCCCCGACGGCAAGAAGGTGGCTGAGCGCGTCGTCAAAAAGGAAGAAGCCTTCCGCGGTAACCACGAGGACATCGCGCCCGACCTCGTCGTGATTCCGAACCACGGCTACGACCTCAAATCCGGCTTCAAGCCACACGGCGACGTGTTCGACGTGGGGCCACGAAACGGGATGCACAGCTTCGACAACGCCTCGCTCTATATCGACGACGAAAACGCGACCATCCGCGATGCAGACTTATTCGACATCACACCAACCATCCTCGACCTGATGGATATCGAGTTCGCCCGCGACGCCTACGACGGCGCGAGCCTGCTCTAA
- a CDS encoding DUF7139 domain-containing protein has protein sequence MTSLTEVYEGNIGTEASLQRLYLGLSLFAVGSVLVVLGIVIATTNVVGDALWQSREIAGVLAGVGLPAVFVGIFSVLPAGRRTRLLAAGGASIALSGVALFWYAFPTMWFRDPVDLTLPVVAIYFFGTMTTFWCLFAGVANFKVRNKPGGTVKLEVTKEGKTRIVAVDGPALSGGLGGIGLLGVQPDGEVETQTAVQNARQTSRHARHISDGGANTQTVRDVPTDDGAELLDQPTPPRPADRYCGNCSHFEYVQTPQGRKPYCGAHDEVMDDMEPCAQWHYNLDR, from the coding sequence ATGACCAGCCTGACGGAGGTGTACGAGGGGAATATCGGCACAGAAGCGAGCCTCCAACGGCTGTACCTCGGCTTGAGTCTGTTCGCCGTCGGGTCGGTACTCGTCGTCCTCGGCATCGTCATTGCGACGACGAACGTCGTCGGTGACGCGCTCTGGCAGTCACGAGAAATCGCGGGCGTGCTCGCTGGTGTGGGCCTTCCCGCGGTGTTCGTCGGCATCTTCAGCGTGCTTCCGGCAGGTCGGAGAACGCGACTGCTCGCGGCAGGCGGCGCAAGCATCGCGCTCTCCGGTGTCGCGCTGTTCTGGTACGCCTTCCCGACGATGTGGTTTCGCGACCCCGTCGACCTCACACTCCCCGTGGTCGCAATCTATTTCTTCGGAACGATGACCACGTTCTGGTGTCTGTTCGCTGGGGTTGCGAACTTCAAAGTCCGCAACAAACCCGGCGGGACGGTCAAACTCGAAGTCACCAAGGAAGGGAAAACGCGTATCGTGGCTGTCGATGGCCCGGCGCTCTCGGGCGGCCTTGGCGGAATTGGCCTGCTCGGTGTCCAACCGGATGGCGAAGTCGAAACCCAAACGGCAGTGCAAAACGCCCGCCAGACCTCGCGCCACGCGCGCCACATCAGCGACGGCGGGGCAAACACGCAGACGGTACGGGACGTGCCGACCGACGACGGCGCAGAACTCTTAGACCAGCCAACGCCGCCACGCCCGGCAGACCGTTACTGTGGCAATTGCTCGCATTTCGAGTACGTTCAGACGCCACAGGGTCGCAAACCCTACTGTGGCGCACACGACGAGGTCATGGACGACATGGAGCCGTGTGCGCAGTGGCACTACAACTTAGACCGCTAA
- a CDS encoding CPBP family intramembrane glutamic endopeptidase, translating into MRQRLPSLSWVQVALLWGAILTIIWMEWEITGLEQRVFHDTVVYILGPAILAVFYGRHLGWRVDRLAVKNTVLLALFVLPFYIVGSSLPSVRAYYPMWETGAALNQYLPHALKQFVVVVAAETYFRGLLCVGIREIGFKSVFVSPIIYTFQHLGKPPIEIILSGPTDVLFGAVDYKSDSILPSIVAHGAGLALLDWLVLHEPLLPPEQVLAWLRWLPLPL; encoded by the coding sequence TTGCGTCAGCGACTCCCCTCGCTGTCCTGGGTGCAAGTTGCCCTTCTCTGGGGAGCCATCCTCACCATTATCTGGATGGAGTGGGAGATTACCGGCCTCGAACAGCGTGTCTTCCACGACACGGTCGTGTACATCCTTGGCCCCGCTATTCTCGCGGTGTTCTACGGTCGGCACCTCGGTTGGCGCGTCGACCGCCTCGCGGTCAAAAACACCGTCCTCCTCGCGCTGTTCGTGCTGCCGTTTTACATCGTCGGCTCCTCGCTCCCCTCGGTCAGAGCCTACTACCCAATGTGGGAAACGGGCGCGGCGCTCAATCAGTACCTCCCCCACGCACTCAAGCAGTTCGTGGTCGTGGTCGCCGCGGAGACCTACTTCAGAGGTCTGCTGTGCGTCGGTATCCGCGAAATCGGCTTCAAGAGCGTGTTCGTCAGCCCGATAATCTACACCTTCCAGCACTTAGGCAAGCCACCCATCGAAATCATCCTCTCCGGGCCAACGGACGTGCTGTTCGGGGCAGTTGATTACAAGAGCGACTCCATTCTCCCCTCGATTGTCGCCCACGGTGCGGGCCTCGCACTGCTCGATTGGCTCGTGCTCCACGAGCCGCTGTTGCCGCCCGAGCAAGTGCTCGCGTGGCTGCGCTGGCTGCCGCTTCCCCTCTAG
- the nreA gene encoding DNA repair protein NreA — protein sequence MRLDEFIDGLEPDPDAERRRLAAEKSYEILDYMDTAKQSFQNVLQGDSLFGSTAPSIFVGRSNYPRVSTGLLSPMDPDSNAADFATSGEWYRQGLSIDDVFQRRTGLLNSTRSAAVDVNDVWDGFVGVQREVAIAGRPVDVEIGLDNASALDFQPNVDEISTPTGPRARARSADLAENPYIPRPVQKTLEDDDWQAQGAMNYLYRRGFDVYDINKILSAGALGQTESRKLVPTRWSITAVDDTLGQYLRGRIRNAPSIDTVQVWTNEYMGNQFWVVLAPGNWEYELVEMKAPGSIWNPDPGGALWMGADSEGYEGRTAYVDETSGAYYASRLGVLEYLESIGRQAKCLVLRHVSDDYWGPVGVWQVRESVRNAFDGDHGEAETFHDAVRQVAPLLPVSLNDLRRKSSMVSGIQANLTDFS from the coding sequence ATGCGGCTCGACGAATTTATCGACGGACTTGAACCCGACCCGGACGCAGAGCGACGGCGTCTCGCGGCCGAGAAGTCCTACGAAATTCTCGACTACATGGACACCGCGAAGCAGTCCTTCCAGAACGTCCTCCAAGGCGATTCGCTGTTCGGGAGCACCGCACCCTCCATCTTCGTCGGCCGGTCTAACTACCCGCGCGTCTCGACGGGCCTCCTCTCACCGATGGACCCCGATTCGAACGCCGCGGATTTTGCGACGAGCGGCGAGTGGTATCGTCAAGGCTTGAGCATTGACGACGTGTTCCAGCGTCGCACCGGCCTGCTCAACTCGACGCGCTCTGCAGCCGTGGACGTAAACGACGTGTGGGACGGCTTCGTCGGCGTCCAGCGAGAGGTCGCCATCGCGGGCCGACCCGTGGACGTGGAGATTGGCCTCGACAACGCCTCTGCGCTCGATTTCCAGCCGAACGTCGACGAAATTTCGACGCCGACTGGTCCCCGTGCTCGCGCGCGGTCGGCCGACCTCGCAGAGAACCCCTACATTCCGCGTCCGGTGCAGAAGACGCTCGAAGACGACGACTGGCAGGCACAGGGCGCGATGAACTATCTCTACCGGCGGGGCTTCGACGTGTACGACATCAACAAAATTCTCTCTGCGGGCGCACTCGGCCAAACAGAGAGCAGAAAGCTCGTCCCGACGCGCTGGTCGATTACGGCGGTTGACGACACGCTCGGCCAGTATCTTAGAGGGAGAATCCGCAACGCGCCGAGCATCGACACGGTGCAGGTCTGGACGAACGAGTATATGGGCAACCAGTTCTGGGTCGTCCTCGCGCCGGGCAACTGGGAGTACGAGTTGGTCGAGATGAAAGCGCCGGGGAGCATCTGGAACCCCGACCCCGGTGGTGCACTCTGGATGGGGGCCGATTCGGAGGGCTACGAAGGCCGCACCGCCTACGTCGATGAGACGTCGGGAGCCTACTACGCCTCCCGACTCGGCGTCCTCGAATACTTAGAGTCCATCGGTAGACAGGCAAAATGCCTCGTCCTCCGGCACGTCTCAGACGACTACTGGGGGCCAGTGGGCGTCTGGCAGGTCAGAGAGAGCGTGCGCAACGCCTTCGACGGCGACCACGGCGAGGCAGAGACGTTCCACGATGCCGTCCGGCAGGTCGCGCCGCTCTTGCCAGTCTCGCTCAACGACCTGCGCAGAAAATCGTCGATGGTGTCGGGGATTCAGGCGAACCTTACCGACTTCTCTTGA